The nucleotide window ATCCGAGATGGAGCATTTTTTTCAGAAATTCATCGCGGCGATAATCGCCAAGCCTTTTTCCAAAGAATTATCGATACACTTTCTTTACTAGGAGGGGATGGCCATGACCTTTCGCAGATTCGCGTTTAATAATGTCGTTCGCAACAAACGGTTGTACGCAGCTTACTTCCTAAGCAGTATGTTTACGGTGATGGTATTTTTTACATTTGCGATATTCGCCTTTCACCCTGATTTAACTGGAAGTGAGATGAATTTGACTGTACAAAAAGGGATGAATATTTCAGCGGGAATTATCTATGTCTTTTCTTTTTTCTTCGTTCTTTATTCAATGAGTACATTCTTAAGTACCCGAAAAAAAGAGTTTGGGTTATTGATGATGCAGGGTATGTCCGTTAGGCAAATACGTCTAATGGTATTCATGGAAAACATGGTGATTGGCTTTTTCGCTACATTAGGTGGGATCTTGTTGGGATTGATTTTTTCCAAAGGGATTTTATTAATTGGGGAAAATGTGCTTGCCATGAATGACGGTCTAAACTTTTATATTCCGATTAAAGCAGTTTTTGTAACCTTTGTTTCCTTTATTTTGTTATTTTTCTTTATTTCGTTATTTGTCTCCTATGTATTACGCAGTCGAAAGCTGATCGACTTAATTAAAGGAAATAAAAAGTCAAAAGGCGAACCAAAAGCGAATATCTTTCTCACGATTTTAGCCGTATTTCTCATTTTAATTGGATATGCAGCTGCTTTAATTGTGAAGGGAACGCTCGTAATTGCAGCAATGCTGCCAGTGATCATTGTCGTAATCATCGGTACCTATCTCTTGTTCACCCAGTTAAGTGTTTATCTGATCCGAAGATTTAAGAAGAATGAAAACATCTTTTGGCGGAAAACGAACATGATTTTATTATCCGATCTTTCGTTCCGAATGAAGGATAATGCTCGTACCTTTTTTATGGTTGCGATTGTTTCGACTGTTGCATTTAGTGCGATTGGGACATTGTTTGGTTTTCAAACCTTTCTTACTGCAGGGTTGAAAAATAACAATCCTTATACATTTTCATATAGAACTGATGATCAAGACGAGCAGGATGTCGCCTTAATTAATGAAACGATTAGGGAAGAAAAGATGGAAGCAAATCACGAGCAAACAATGCTTCACTATTATGAGATTGGTCAAGATTCCATCCTTATAGCGAGGGAATCGGATTTTAATCGATTTGCTAGAATGCTTAGGGAAGATACTATTGATATTCAAAATGGTCAGGTTCAAGTAGTTGAATTTGCTGGGAATGAATTTGGACAAACCGAAGATCTACTAAAGCAAACGATCAAATTGAATTCAGGTGTTACCTTAACGCCGAAGAAAGTTATTTATTCAAAAGCACTGCCAGCAACTGATTCATATTATGTCGTTTCTGATCATGATTTCAAGGAACTGCCCGCACCAAAAAGGGAGGAGCACTTTCATGCATGGCAGGTTACGGAGGGGAAAGAAAACATTTTTTCAGCTTCCCGAAAGATAGCTGACGACCTTCCTTCTTATGAATTTAATGCTAGGGATTATAGTATTTATCAACTAAATCAGCAATATGGTCTAGTCTTATTTGTGGGATTATTTATCGGGATTGTCTTTTTTGTCTCCGCTGGAAGTTTCCTTTATTTCCGACTTTACGCGGATTTAGATGAAGACAAACAAAAATTTCATTCAATCGCGAAAATGGGCTTAACCGAAAAAGAATTAAAAAAGGTCCTTACTAGACAAACGGCCATTCTTTTCTTCACACCGATCCTGGTTGCCCTCATTCATGGAGCGATAGCCCTGACTGCATTATCGCACCTTTTCTTTTATGACTTAACAAAGGTATCCATGGTGGTACTAAGTGTATTTTTAGTCATCCAAATAGTGTATTTTTACATTGTCCGCTTTTTCTACACGAAGCAAGTGAAAACTGTTCTTTGATGTAAATGTAAGAGGAAGTTCCGAAAAGACAGTTGTATTGGTATATAAAAAAGTAAAACTCGCCAAAATTGGTGAGTTTCTTTAGTAGGAAACCTTATTTAAGTAAACCCCAGTGGTTCTGAGATACACCTTATTCCTTTTTTCTGTCCTTAATCAAGTGATCTGCAAAAAGTAAATTAAACGGAGAGTTTCCGGTTAAATGCAAAATGGAGCTCGTTTCAAGGGAAATAATCGGAGGTTTTCCGATTATGCAAAGAAAAACCCCTCATTATCGGTTTTTTCGAGTCTATAGGCGGAATTCCTCCGTCTATTTAAGCCATTTTTAATTAAAATTTCTAACTAGGCGGAATTTTTCCTTCTATTTATCATGTCGGATGCATGACCTGACCCCCCAACCGATAAGTGCGGATTCCCTTGATTCAGCAGCTAAAAGATCAATAAAATTGGTAATCCAAAATGCACTGCAAATGATAGAATTTTGGCCCTTTATTTACTTATTTTCTATCCTGCTTTGCTATTCCAAAATTTATAATTTTGGAATAAAAGATGTTTGTGTTTGATATTGTTTCCCATTAGACTGAACTGTCATATCAATTAGCAATGAAAATCAGCTGCCATTTAGAATGTTCAGAGAAAACAGAGAAATGAATAGAATTTCCGGAAGAAACATGTCATGATTTAAGTAAGCAATTAATAGTCAGCAGATTTATCAAAGGGGAGTGACTTAGATGGAGCAAAAATACATAGAGTTAAATTCGAAAACGATTGATAAGTGGGTAGAGGATGGTTGGTTATGGGGGAAGCCGATTAGTCATGAGATTTTTGAAAAAGCGAAAAAGAATGATTGGTTTGTGGTTCTAACACCGACTAAACCCGTACCAAAGGAATGGTTTGGCGAAATGAATGGTGCTAAAATCCTTGGCTTGGCGTCTGGCGGTGGTCAGCAAATGCCAATCTTTTCGGCCTTAGGGGCAACATGTACGGTATTGGATTATTCAGAAAAGCAATTGGAAAGTGAAAGAGAAGTAGCAAAAAGAGAGAATTATGAAATCAACACAGTTAGGGCTGATATGACCAAGCCGTTGCCATTCGAGGACGAATCGTTCGACATGATTTTTCATCCCGTTTCCAATTGTTATGTAGAGGATGTTGTTCCGATATGGAAGGAATGTTACCGCGTTTTGAAAAAAGGAGGGATTCTCTTAGCCGGATTAGATAACGGTTTTAATTATCTGTTTGATGAAGATGAGACAACGCTCGCCAATCAGCTCCCATTTAATCCCTTGAAGGATCCCGAGCTATATGAAAAGTCGCTAAAAAATGATTGGGGCATCCAGTTTTCCCACACGATTGAGGAACAAATAGGGGGACAATTACAGGCGGGTTTTATCCTAACTGATATCTTCCAAGATACAAACGGTTCAGGGAAACTTCATGAATTCAATGTTCCAACCTTTTATGCTACAAGAGCGCTTAAAAGGTAAGTACTGGGAGGATTCGCGAACAGTAGAAAAGAAGCGAAAAGAGGATGCAATTACTGCTATCCTCTTAAAATCTTCTTCCATTGCAGTCGACTTTTACTGTGTTGACATGTAGATTAATTATCGTATGGCTTGTAATCTACTTCAACCTTATCTTTTTCTTGATAGGGTGCGAGCATAAAAGCGGCTTTAAAGACTTTTTCTCCTTTATTAATTAAATAGTGGACTTTTTTCGGTTCAACATGAACAAAATCACCTGGTTTACATTGGAAAATCTCATTGTCAATATGAATTTCTAGGTTGCCTTCTAAAATATAGAAGTTTTCTTCCATGATGGTATGATAATGGGCTGTGAAATCTTGTCCTGGTTGTAACATAACCACACCAAAGTTCATTCTAGGTCCTTTTAAAAGATACTTGGGGCCACTATCTCCAAATCGGTATTCTCTCTCATTCTCGTTTATAACTGACAATTGGTTTCACTCCTTTATATAAGTTATAATCCGGGTGCGATCCACATATGTTCTGTAACCCCTTGATCGGCTAGATCTAATTGTACTTTATAAATGGCTTCCCACTTTTTATATAATTCTTCATAAATGAAGTGATTCGATACGTTTGGTTCGAAGGTTTTTTCAAACTTTACGACTTGATCGATGGCTTCTTTAAAATTTAGATAAACGCCAGCACCTACACCTGCACATATCGCTGCACCAAGAGCAGTCGATTCTTTTACAACTGGAATTTTCACCTTCCTATTAAGAACATCAGCAAGAATTTGGCACCATAAGTCACTTTTTGATGCCCCGCCTCCAAACACAATGGATTCCGGTGAGGTGTTGGTAATTTTAGAAACCATTTCAATATTCCCCTTCGTTACAAATGCGGCATTCTCCATGATCGCCCTATAAAAGGTGGCCTTATTAAACGAACCATCAAATTTAAAATCTACGAAACTAGGTGCTGCATGTTTCCAAGAAAAGTAATTCATTTTATCTGAAAACGTGCAAATCATTCCATGGCTACCAGCC belongs to Neobacillus sp. OS1-2 and includes:
- a CDS encoding ABC transporter permease; translated protein: MTFRRFAFNNVVRNKRLYAAYFLSSMFTVMVFFTFAIFAFHPDLTGSEMNLTVQKGMNISAGIIYVFSFFFVLYSMSTFLSTRKKEFGLLMMQGMSVRQIRLMVFMENMVIGFFATLGGILLGLIFSKGILLIGENVLAMNDGLNFYIPIKAVFVTFVSFILLFFFISLFVSYVLRSRKLIDLIKGNKKSKGEPKANIFLTILAVFLILIGYAAALIVKGTLVIAAMLPVIIVVIIGTYLLFTQLSVYLIRRFKKNENIFWRKTNMILLSDLSFRMKDNARTFFMVAIVSTVAFSAIGTLFGFQTFLTAGLKNNNPYTFSYRTDDQDEQDVALINETIREEKMEANHEQTMLHYYEIGQDSILIARESDFNRFARMLREDTIDIQNGQVQVVEFAGNEFGQTEDLLKQTIKLNSGVTLTPKKVIYSKALPATDSYYVVSDHDFKELPAPKREEHFHAWQVTEGKENIFSASRKIADDLPSYEFNARDYSIYQLNQQYGLVLFVGLFIGIVFFVSAGSFLYFRLYADLDEDKQKFHSIAKMGLTEKELKKVLTRQTAILFFTPILVALIHGAIALTALSHLFFYDLTKVSMVVLSVFLVIQIVYFYIVRFFYTKQVKTVL
- a CDS encoding methyltransferase domain-containing protein; the encoded protein is MEQKYIELNSKTIDKWVEDGWLWGKPISHEIFEKAKKNDWFVVLTPTKPVPKEWFGEMNGAKILGLASGGGQQMPIFSALGATCTVLDYSEKQLESEREVAKRENYEINTVRADMTKPLPFEDESFDMIFHPVSNCYVEDVVPIWKECYRVLKKGGILLAGLDNGFNYLFDEDETTLANQLPFNPLKDPELYEKSLKNDWGIQFSHTIEEQIGGQLQAGFILTDIFQDTNGSGKLHEFNVPTFYATRALKR
- a CDS encoding cupin domain-containing protein, which encodes MSVINENEREYRFGDSGPKYLLKGPRMNFGVVMLQPGQDFTAHYHTIMEENFYILEGNLEIHIDNEIFQCKPGDFVHVEPKKVHYLINKGEKVFKAAFMLAPYQEKDKVEVDYKPYDN